From a single Nissabacter sp. SGAir0207 genomic region:
- the murD gene encoding UDP-N-acetylmuramoyl-L-alanine--D-glutamate ligase, whose product MADYQDKKVVIIGLGLTGLSCVEFFMARGVTPRVMDTRANPPGQDALPAGVECHVGSLNEAWLMAADLIVASPGLALATPALSAAAEAGVEIVGDVELFCREAQAPIVAITGSNGKSTVTTLVGEMAKAAGWAVGVGGNIGLPVLSLLENPCQLYVLELSSFQLETTSSLKATAATILNVTEDHMDRYPFGLQQYRAAKLRIYENAEICVVNADDALTMPVRGADKRCVSFGTDVGDYHLNRQQGETWLRVRGEKVLNTKEMALTGQHNYTNALAALALADAAGIPRASSLKALTTFGGLAHRFQLVHQQNGVRWINDSKATNVGSTEAALKGLQTDGTLYLLLGGDGKSADFSPLAPYLARPDIRVYCFGRDGDALAELRPEVSVRVETMEQAMRALAPALQSGDMVLLSPACASLDQFRNFEQRGDEFARLAKELGQ is encoded by the coding sequence ATGGCTGACTATCAGGATAAAAAGGTCGTCATTATCGGGTTGGGGCTAACGGGCCTCTCCTGCGTGGAGTTCTTCATGGCGCGTGGCGTGACGCCGCGGGTCATGGACACCCGCGCCAACCCGCCGGGACAAGACGCACTGCCCGCTGGCGTGGAGTGCCATGTCGGCTCGCTCAATGAAGCGTGGCTGATGGCGGCTGACCTGATTGTCGCCAGCCCCGGTCTGGCGCTGGCCACCCCGGCGCTGAGCGCGGCGGCGGAGGCGGGCGTTGAGATCGTCGGCGACGTGGAGCTGTTCTGCCGTGAGGCGCAGGCCCCGATTGTGGCCATCACCGGCTCCAACGGCAAAAGCACTGTCACCACCCTGGTGGGCGAAATGGCGAAGGCCGCTGGTTGGGCGGTCGGCGTGGGCGGCAACATCGGGCTGCCGGTGCTGTCGCTGCTGGAGAACCCTTGCCAGCTTTACGTGCTGGAGCTGTCGAGCTTCCAGCTGGAGACCACCTCCAGCCTGAAGGCCACGGCCGCCACCATCCTGAACGTCACCGAAGACCATATGGATCGCTATCCGTTTGGGCTGCAACAGTACCGCGCCGCCAAGCTGCGCATCTATGAGAATGCGGAAATTTGTGTGGTAAATGCCGATGACGCCCTCACGATGCCGGTGCGCGGTGCCGATAAACGTTGCGTCAGTTTTGGCACCGACGTTGGCGACTACCACCTCAACCGCCAGCAGGGCGAAACCTGGCTGCGGGTGCGGGGCGAAAAAGTCCTGAACACCAAAGAGATGGCGTTGACCGGTCAGCATAATTACACCAATGCCCTGGCGGCGCTGGCGCTGGCGGATGCCGCTGGCATCCCGCGCGCCTCCAGCCTGAAAGCGTTGACCACCTTTGGCGGGCTGGCGCACCGCTTCCAGCTGGTGCACCAGCAGAATGGGGTGCGCTGGATCAATGACTCTAAGGCCACGAACGTCGGCAGCACTGAGGCGGCGCTGAAGGGGTTGCAGACCGACGGCACGCTCTACCTGCTGCTGGGCGGCGACGGCAAATCCGCGGACTTCTCGCCGCTGGCGCCTTATCTGGCGCGGCCAGACATCCGTGTCTACTGCTTTGGCCGGGATGGCGATGCGCTGGCTGAGTTGCGCCCGGAGGTGTCGGTGCGTGTAGAGACAATGGAACAGGCGATGCGGGCGCTGGCCCCGGCGCTCCAGAGCGGCGACATGGTGCTGCTCTCGCCAGCCTGCGCCAGCCTTGACCAGTTCCGCAATTTTGAGCAGCGGGGCGATGAGTTTGCCCGGCTGGCTAAGGAGTTAGGCCAATGA
- the mraY gene encoding phospho-N-acetylmuramoyl-pentapeptide-transferase, with protein sequence MLVWLAEHLVKYYSGFNVFSYLTFRAIVSLLTALFISLWMGPRLIAYLQKLQIGQVVRNDGPESHFSKRGTPTMGGIMILTSITISVLMWAYPSNPYVWCVLFVLVGYGIVGFVDDYRKVVRKNTKGLIARWKYFWQSVIALAVAFALYAIGKDTPATQLVVPFFKDIMPQLGLLYILLSYFVIVGTSNAVNLTDGLDGLAIMPTVFVAAGLALVSWATGNMNFANYLHIPYLRHAGELVIVCTAIVGAGLGFLWFNTYPAQVFMGDVGSLALGGALGTIAVLLRQEFLLVIMGGVFVVETLSVILQVGSFKLRGQRIFRMAPIHHHYELKGWPEPRVIVRFWIISLMLVLIGLATLKVR encoded by the coding sequence ATGTTAGTTTGGCTGGCCGAACATCTGGTCAAGTATTATTCCGGCTTCAACGTCTTTTCCTATCTGACGTTCCGCGCCATCGTCAGCCTGCTTACTGCGCTGTTTATTTCACTCTGGATGGGGCCGCGCCTGATCGCCTACTTGCAAAAGTTGCAGATCGGCCAAGTGGTGCGTAACGACGGCCCGGAGTCGCACTTCAGCAAGCGCGGCACCCCGACCATGGGCGGGATCATGATCCTCACCTCCATCACCATCTCGGTGCTGATGTGGGCCTACCCCTCCAACCCCTATGTCTGGTGCGTGCTGTTTGTGCTGGTGGGGTATGGCATCGTCGGGTTTGTGGATGACTACCGCAAGGTGGTGCGCAAAAACACCAAAGGGCTGATCGCCCGCTGGAAGTACTTCTGGCAGTCGGTGATTGCGCTGGCGGTGGCCTTCGCACTGTACGCCATCGGCAAGGACACGCCAGCGACCCAGCTGGTGGTGCCATTCTTCAAGGACATCATGCCGCAGCTGGGGCTGCTCTATATCCTGCTCTCCTACTTCGTGATTGTCGGCACCAGTAACGCCGTCAACCTGACAGATGGGCTGGATGGGCTGGCAATCATGCCGACCGTCTTCGTGGCGGCCGGGCTGGCGCTGGTCTCTTGGGCGACCGGGAACATGAACTTCGCCAACTACCTGCATATCCCGTACCTGCGACATGCCGGTGAGCTGGTGATTGTCTGTACCGCCATCGTGGGTGCCGGGCTGGGCTTCCTGTGGTTCAACACCTATCCGGCGCAGGTCTTTATGGGTGACGTCGGTTCACTGGCGCTGGGCGGCGCGCTGGGCACCATCGCGGTGCTGCTGCGTCAGGAGTTCCTGCTGGTGATCATGGGCGGCGTGTTCGTGGTGGAGACGCTGTCGGTCATCCTGCAGGTGGGATCGTTCAAGCTGCGCGGGCAACGTATCTTCCGCATGGCGCCGATTCACCACCACTATGAACTGAAAGGCTGGCCGGAGCCGCGCGTCATCGTGCGCTTCTGGATTATTTCGCTGATGCTGGTGCTGATTGGCCTGGCGACGCTGAAGGTACGGTAA
- the murF gene encoding UDP-N-acetylmuramoyl-tripeptide--D-alanyl-D-alanine ligase: MISVSLKTLAAVLDAELIGADCEIDAVETDTRKLTAGCLFVALKGENHDAHNFVDQAIGAGCAALLVSRPVDASVPQLRVADTRIALGQLAAWVRNQMPARIVGLTGSSGKTSVKEMTATILRECGNVLYTQGNFNNDIGVPLTLLRLKPQHQFAVVEMGANHIGEIAYTTALVKPESALVNNLAAAHLEGFGSLEGVAIAKGEIFDGLPPQGVAVINADSHDEPRWAPSLAGKTVWRFSPQAAEGVDFYASDVQVGQQGTTFMLHTPVGEVSVRLPLPGRHNIANALAATALALSVGASLDAVAQGLAKLQAVPGRLFPIPLGEGRLVLDDSYNANVGSMTAAAQVLSEMPGYRVMVVGDMAELGADSAACHRQVGEAARAAGIDKVLSVGRESQLVSDASGCGEHFADKTAVVARLTSLLSEHAVITVLVKGSRSAAMEQVVRALQESATC; the protein is encoded by the coding sequence ATGATTTCCGTCTCCCTCAAAACACTGGCCGCGGTGCTGGACGCCGAGCTGATTGGCGCAGATTGCGAGATTGACGCGGTCGAAACCGATACCCGCAAACTGACCGCTGGCTGCTTGTTTGTCGCGCTGAAGGGCGAGAACCATGACGCCCACAACTTTGTCGATCAGGCGATCGGCGCCGGCTGTGCCGCGCTGCTGGTGAGCCGCCCGGTTGATGCCTCTGTACCGCAGTTGCGGGTGGCGGACACGCGCATCGCCCTTGGGCAGTTGGCCGCCTGGGTGCGCAACCAGATGCCGGCGCGCATCGTTGGCCTGACCGGCTCCTCCGGCAAAACCTCCGTGAAGGAGATGACGGCGACGATTCTGCGCGAGTGCGGCAACGTGCTCTACACCCAAGGCAACTTCAACAATGACATCGGCGTGCCGCTGACGCTGTTGCGCCTGAAGCCGCAGCACCAGTTTGCGGTGGTGGAGATGGGGGCGAACCACATCGGTGAGATCGCCTACACCACGGCGCTGGTGAAACCGGAGAGCGCGCTGGTCAACAACCTGGCGGCGGCCCATCTGGAGGGCTTCGGCTCGCTGGAAGGGGTGGCGATCGCCAAGGGTGAGATTTTCGATGGCCTGCCACCGCAGGGCGTGGCGGTGATCAATGCCGACAGCCATGACGAGCCGCGTTGGGCGCCTTCGCTGGCGGGCAAAACCGTCTGGCGCTTCTCGCCGCAGGCGGCAGAGGGCGTGGACTTCTACGCCAGCGACGTGCAGGTCGGGCAGCAGGGCACCACCTTTATGCTGCATACGCCGGTAGGTGAAGTGAGTGTTCGCTTACCTCTGCCGGGGCGGCACAACATTGCCAACGCGCTGGCGGCGACGGCGCTGGCGTTGTCAGTCGGCGCATCGCTGGACGCGGTGGCTCAGGGGCTGGCGAAGTTGCAGGCCGTGCCGGGCCGTTTGTTCCCGATCCCGCTGGGGGAGGGGAGGCTGGTGCTGGATGACAGCTACAACGCCAACGTCGGTTCCATGACCGCCGCCGCCCAGGTGCTCTCGGAGATGCCGGGCTACCGCGTGATGGTGGTGGGCGACATGGCCGAGCTGGGGGCTGATAGCGCGGCGTGCCACCGTCAGGTGGGCGAGGCGGCGCGGGCGGCAGGCATCGACAAAGTATTAAGCGTGGGGCGCGAGAGCCAACTGGTAAGTGATGCCAGCGGCTGTGGCGAACATTTCGCAGACAAAACAGCAGTGGTGGCCCGGTTAACGAGCTTACTGTCTGAACATGCGGTTATTACCGTTTTGGTTAAAGGTTCACGTAGTGCCGCAATGGAGCAGGTAGTACGCGCGTTACAGGAGAGTGCAACATGTTAG
- the murE gene encoding UDP-N-acetylmuramoyl-L-alanyl-D-glutamate--2,6-diaminopimelate ligase, with amino-acid sequence MADRNLRDLLAPWVANAPECALREMTLDSRVAAAGDLFVAVVGHQADGRRYIPQAIAQGVAAVIAEADGVADNGTLAEVHGVPVIYLHNLHQQLSALAGRFYQQPGEALRLVGVTGTNGKTTTTQLLAQWSQALGDTSAVMGTIGNGLLGQVVPAENTTGSAVDVQQALRTLADKGATFAAMEVSSHGLVQHRVAALPFAAALFTNLSRDHLDYHGDMAGYEAAKWLLFSTHQVGQKIINADDAVGQRWLSQLPDAVAVAVEQPLPEGWAGRWLAAREVQYHDQGVRVAFDSSWGEGVLEARLIGAFNVSNLLMALATLLALGYPLAALLKAAPQLQPVCGRMEVFTAPGKPTVVVDYAHTPDALEKALAAARLHCKGQLWCVFGCGGDRDKGKRPLMGGIAEQYADRVVVTDDNPRSEEPRAIVADILSGLLDASRAQAIHGRTEAVTHTIMQATPDDVVLIAGKGHEDYQLVGNRRLDYSDRLTVARLLGVMA; translated from the coding sequence GTGGCCGATCGTAATTTGCGCGACTTACTCGCTCCTTGGGTGGCGAATGCCCCGGAGTGCGCGCTGCGGGAAATGACGCTGGACAGCCGCGTGGCGGCTGCCGGGGATCTGTTTGTGGCCGTGGTTGGCCATCAGGCGGACGGACGCCGCTATATCCCACAAGCCATCGCCCAGGGCGTGGCGGCCGTGATCGCGGAAGCGGACGGCGTGGCTGACAACGGTACGCTGGCGGAAGTGCATGGCGTGCCGGTGATCTACCTGCATAACCTTCACCAACAGCTGTCGGCGCTGGCTGGCCGCTTCTACCAGCAGCCCGGCGAGGCGCTGCGCTTGGTGGGCGTGACCGGCACCAACGGCAAGACCACCACTACCCAGCTGCTGGCGCAGTGGAGCCAGGCACTGGGCGATACCAGCGCCGTGATGGGCACCATCGGCAACGGCCTGCTCGGGCAGGTGGTGCCAGCGGAGAACACCACCGGTTCCGCGGTGGATGTGCAGCAGGCGCTGCGTACGCTGGCAGACAAGGGCGCGACCTTCGCCGCGATGGAGGTCTCCTCCCACGGGCTGGTGCAGCACCGGGTCGCCGCGCTGCCGTTTGCCGCTGCGCTGTTCACCAACCTGAGCCGCGACCACCTCGATTACCACGGCGACATGGCCGGGTATGAGGCGGCGAAGTGGCTGCTCTTCTCCACCCATCAGGTGGGGCAGAAGATTATCAATGCCGACGACGCGGTCGGGCAGCGCTGGCTTAGCCAGTTGCCGGACGCGGTGGCGGTCGCTGTCGAACAGCCCCTGCCGGAAGGGTGGGCAGGTCGCTGGCTGGCAGCGCGTGAAGTGCAATATCACGATCAGGGCGTGCGCGTTGCCTTCGACTCTAGCTGGGGCGAGGGCGTACTGGAAGCGCGCCTGATTGGCGCATTCAACGTCAGCAACCTGCTGATGGCGCTGGCGACCCTATTGGCGCTCGGCTATCCGCTGGCGGCGCTGCTCAAGGCTGCGCCGCAACTGCAACCAGTGTGCGGCCGCATGGAGGTGTTCACCGCCCCCGGCAAGCCCACGGTGGTGGTGGACTACGCCCATACGCCGGATGCGCTGGAGAAAGCGCTGGCGGCGGCCCGCCTGCACTGTAAAGGGCAGTTGTGGTGCGTCTTTGGCTGTGGCGGCGACCGTGACAAGGGCAAGCGCCCGCTAATGGGCGGCATTGCTGAGCAGTACGCCGACCGCGTGGTGGTAACGGATGACAACCCGCGCAGCGAGGAGCCGCGCGCGATTGTCGCGGATATCCTCAGTGGCCTGCTGGATGCGAGCCGCGCGCAGGCGATCCACGGCCGCACCGAAGCGGTCACCCATACCATCATGCAGGCCACGCCAGATGACGTGGTGCTGATCGCTGGCAAGGGGCATGAGGATTACCAACTGGTCGGCAACCGCCGGCTTGACTACTCCGACCGTTTGACGGTCGCCCGGCTGCTGGGGGTGATGGCATGA
- a CDS encoding peptidoglycan glycosyltransferase FtsI — translation MKATRGVKLKRQDDQASFVSWRFALLCGCILLALVGLMLRVAYLQVINPDRLVREGDMRSLRVQQVPTARGMISDRAGRPLAVSVPVNAIWADPKELNEHGGITLDTRWKALSDALSIPLDQLSTRINANPKGRFVYLARQVNPAIGEYIHKLKLPGIYLRQESRRYYPAGQVTAHVIGVTNIDGKGIEGVESSFNRWLTGQPGERTVRKDRYGRVIEDISSVDSQAAHNLVLSIDERLQALVYRELNNAVAFNKAESGTAVLVDVNTGEVLAMANSPSYNPNNLSGTPQEAMRNRAITDIFEPGSTVKPMVVMTALQHGVVRENSVLQTLPYRVNGHEIKDVARYNELTLTGVLQKSSNVGVSKLALAMPSSALVETYSRFGLGKPTNLGLVGESSGLYPHKQRWSDIERATFSFGYGLMVTPLQLARVYATIGSLGIYRPLSITKVDPPVSGERVFPEHLVRTVVHMMESVALPGGGGTKAAIKGYRIAIKTGTAKKVGPDGRYVNKYIAYTAGVAPASNPRFALVVVINDPQAGKYYGGAVSAPVFGAIMGGVLRTMNVEPDALMTPGTTGEKGDLVNNKKEGSGGRS, via the coding sequence ATGAAAGCCACACGTGGAGTGAAGTTGAAACGCCAGGATGATCAGGCCAGCTTTGTCAGCTGGCGTTTTGCGTTGCTGTGTGGCTGCATTTTGCTGGCACTGGTCGGCCTGATGTTGCGCGTCGCCTACCTTCAGGTGATTAACCCCGACCGGCTGGTGCGCGAGGGCGACATGCGCTCCCTGCGCGTGCAGCAGGTGCCTACCGCGCGCGGCATGATCAGTGACCGCGCTGGCCGCCCGTTGGCGGTGAGCGTGCCGGTCAACGCCATCTGGGCCGATCCCAAAGAGCTGAATGAGCACGGCGGCATCACCCTCGACACCCGCTGGAAGGCGCTCTCTGACGCGCTCTCCATCCCGCTCGACCAACTCTCCACCCGCATCAACGCCAACCCGAAAGGGCGCTTTGTCTATCTGGCGCGTCAGGTCAATCCCGCCATCGGTGAGTACATCCACAAACTCAAGCTGCCGGGCATCTACCTGCGCCAGGAGTCGCGCCGCTACTACCCGGCCGGACAGGTCACCGCCCATGTGATTGGCGTGACCAACATCGATGGCAAGGGGATCGAGGGCGTGGAGAGCAGCTTCAACCGCTGGCTGACCGGCCAACCGGGCGAGCGCACGGTGCGCAAGGATCGCTATGGGCGGGTGATTGAGGATATCTCCTCCGTGGACAGCCAGGCGGCGCACAATCTGGTGCTCAGCATCGATGAACGGTTGCAGGCGCTGGTCTACCGCGAGCTGAACAACGCGGTGGCGTTCAACAAGGCGGAGTCGGGCACGGCGGTACTGGTGGACGTCAACACCGGCGAAGTGCTGGCGATGGCCAACAGCCCCTCCTACAACCCGAACAACCTGAGCGGCACCCCGCAGGAAGCGATGCGCAACCGCGCCATCACCGATATTTTCGAGCCGGGTTCCACCGTGAAGCCGATGGTGGTGATGACCGCGCTGCAACATGGTGTAGTACGTGAAAACAGCGTGCTGCAAACCCTGCCGTATCGAGTCAATGGCCACGAGATCAAAGACGTGGCGCGCTACAACGAGCTGACCCTGACGGGGGTCTTGCAGAAATCGAGTAACGTCGGCGTCTCCAAGCTGGCGTTAGCGATGCCCTCCTCGGCGCTGGTAGAAACTTACTCGCGTTTCGGGTTGGGAAAACCGACCAATTTGGGGCTGGTCGGAGAGAGCAGTGGCTTATATCCCCATAAACAACGGTGGTCTGACATAGAGAGGGCCACCTTCTCATTTGGCTACGGGCTGATGGTAACGCCGTTACAGTTAGCGCGTGTGTACGCCACCATTGGCAGCCTGGGCATCTATCGCCCGCTGTCGATTACCAAAGTGGACCCGCCGGTCTCCGGGGAGCGCGTCTTTCCTGAGCACTTGGTGCGTACCGTGGTGCATATGATGGAGAGCGTGGCACTGCCGGGCGGCGGTGGCACCAAAGCCGCGATCAAAGGCTATCGCATCGCCATCAAGACCGGTACGGCGAAAAAGGTCGGCCCGGATGGCCGATACGTCAACAAATATATTGCCTATACCGCAGGCGTCGCCCCGGCCAGCAACCCGCGCTTTGCGCTGGTGGTGGTGATTAACGATCCGCAGGCCGGGAAGTACTACGGCGGCGCGGTATCGGCACCGGTGTTCGGTGCCATCATGGGCGGCGTGTTGCGGACAATGAATGTGGAACCGGATGCCCTGATGACTCCCGGCACAACCGGCGAGAAGGGCGATCTCGTAAACAACAAAAAAGAGGGTTCAGGTGGCCGATCGTAA
- the ftsL gene encoding cell division protein FtsL produces the protein MIGTERHGLVGVIGGDLLRHGKLPVILLVSVLVSAVLVVTTAHRTRLLTAEREQLVLERDALDIEWRNLILEENALGDHSRVEQIATQKLQLQHVDPAQENIVVKQ, from the coding sequence GTGATTGGCACCGAGCGGCATGGACTGGTCGGCGTCATTGGCGGCGACCTGCTGCGTCATGGCAAGCTTCCGGTCATCCTGCTGGTGTCGGTGCTGGTCTCCGCCGTTCTGGTGGTGACCACCGCCCACCGCACGCGCCTGCTGACGGCAGAGCGCGAGCAGCTGGTGCTGGAGCGGGACGCCCTCGACATTGAGTGGCGCAACCTGATCTTGGAAGAGAATGCCTTGGGCGATCACAGCCGGGTGGAGCAGATCGCGACCCAAAAGTTGCAGTTGCAGCATGTTGATCCTGCGCAAGAGAACATTGTGGTTAAACAATAA